ttttaatgtttttttcatttttcactcTCACTTTTTCGTTTCTGTTTTTAGCTCTAATTTCCTGTGGGACCACAGCCAATGCAGTCCTACAGCGACAACTTAAGGAAACGTCTACAAGTTGCATTATTTAAACGTGATGGTtcactgtaaaataaaataaaaacgacaTTTGGGATTTCTGTGTAGTTTGTTTTAAGGAGTTCTTGTGATGTTTGTGAGATTATTTAGGGCGAGTTACTGAGAAGCTGCTATTGTTTGTCTGCAGTGTTGTTGTGTACTTTATTGACGGTCCCTGCctgcctctgcagcttcagACCTGTGTCTCTCCACAAACATCACACACTAAACGTCTCTGGCACGGACACTCTGTGGGTCAGAGGTCATCTTTGTTTTACTGAATGGAATACGCTTCCATGAGAAAGAAATGTTTTGAGATGTTTTACATCCGCTGATTACAACAGGATTTCGCCACAAGGGGGCGCACCACTCCAAGGGATTTTTCTGTCTCATAAGTCTTGAAGTGTCAGAACTTTCTTCTAAAACGTATTTCTTTGTCATAATGAAGTCACTTTGCAGCTTTTTCAGCTCTCGGGTTTTAAAAAAGCCTCATCAAGAGAAGATGACAGAGAGGTTCTCACCTATGAGGTGCATGGTGTGCCTCATCCTGTgaaaggaggagcagaaaccGCCGTTAGGAGACTCCTCCCACATTTTCACGCCACGTTGACCTGCTGCCTCTCCTACCTCTGCTCCTCGTTCTCCAGGAGCTCCCGATAGGTGGCGATCTCGATGTCCAGGCCCAGCTtgatgttcagcagctcctgatgCTCGCGGAAATGCCTGGCCAGCTCCTTCTTCCTGTCCTTCAGAGCGTTCTCCAGAGCGGCGATGTCCGCTCGAGCCTTCTCCATGTCGTGGTCGCTATTCTGTCTGGCGTCCTCCATGGCTTTTCTCAGCGACTCTTCCTGTCAGGAGCCACAGAGATCATCAGGTGGACAGACGGGGGAGTTTGAGGAGTTCTGTGTTTGGTCTGTACCTTCCTCCTGAGAGTCTCCACCTCCACCTTCAGCTTCTGGATGATGCGGATCTGATCTGCGATGTCCCGCTTTATGTCGCGCAGCTCCTGCTCGCGCTGTCCTGCAGTCTGGACCAAATCGTTCATCTGAGGAGCAGAGCAGCCACAGTGTCAGCATGGACGTGTGACAGACAgacctcctcttcttctctgctcCTCACCTTCTTCTGGTTCAGCTGTTCTGCTTCCTCTTTGGCACGAACTGCCATCTCTGAGTACTTCATCTCAACGCTTTGGATGATGGGCTCCAGGTCCAGGGAGCGTTTGTTGGTGTCAGAGATGACCCTCTTCTCATTCTGGACCTGAGACTCCAGCTCCTTGATTTCCTGAAGGTCAGACGCACAGAAGGGTCATCTGGAGGAACGTCTTCTTTCTCCAGAAGCAGGAATGGAACCTCTCTGTACCTCATCAAATCCAGCCCTGAGGAGCTCCAGCTTTCCAAGCAGATCCTCCAGCTCCAGTTTGAGGTCAACAGTTGTTATGTGGCCTTCATCCACTTCCTGTTGCACAAACACAATAAAGACTTCCAGATGATGGATGAGAGCAAGAGAAGAAGACACACCTGTACCTACCTTCTTGGTTATGACAAAGTTGTTCTCCTTCTCAACTCTGTCACTCAACTCTTTCTCGTACCTGCAAGCATTTCCATGGTTACCGTGCTGACAAACACTCAGAgcttcagaaccagaacctgtgCTGACCTCTTCTTGGTGTCCTCCACCTCTTCCTGTTTCGTGGACAGCTCATCCTTCAGCTTCTCCTGGTCCCTGAGCAAAGTCTCCACCTGCTGTTCCAGCTCGATCTTCTCCTGCCTCACGATGTCGTCCACCCTCCCGGCGTAGTCCTCCTTCGACCGCAGGATCTTCAGTTTCTCGTCCAGCTTTCTTTTCTCGTTTTCCAggtttttcacctttgatgCACAGAAACAGGAATCCGTCACAGGAAGAAACATGTTCCCACCA
The sequence above is drawn from the Oryzias latipes chromosome 2, ASM223467v1 genome and encodes:
- the LOC101158742 gene encoding keratin, type II cytoskeletal 8 isoform X1, whose translation is MSSPNSKTKEKHEMIGLNDKFVQLIDTVKNLENEKRKLDEKLKILRSKEDYAGRVDDIVRQEKIELEQQVETLLRDQEKLKDELSTKQEEVEDTKKRYEKELSDRVEKENNFVITKKEVDEGHITTVDLKLELEDLLGKLELLRAGFDEEIKELESQVQNEKRVISDTNKRSLDLEPIIQSVEMKYSEMAVRAKEEAEQLNQKKMNDLVQTAGQREQELRDIKRDIADQIRIIQKLKVEVETLRRKEESLRKAMEDARQNSDHDMEKARADIAALENALKDRKKELARHFREHQELLNIKLGLDIEIATYRELLENEEQRMRHTMHLIDAKRTSEPQKPPSLWREPTVVPDCPVAPVTCSSPKPIEIPTVPKKRLLIRLEVSSGRVVSESSHYTD
- the LOC101158742 gene encoding keratin, type II cytoskeletal 8 isoform X2, which translates into the protein MSSPNSKTKEKHEMIGLNDKFVQLIDTVKNLENEKRKLDEKLKILRSKEDYAGRVDDIVRQEKIELEQQVETLLRDQEKLKDELSTKQEEVEDTKKRYEKELSDRVEKENNFVITKKEVDEGHITTVDLKLELEDLLGKLELLRAGFDEEIKELESQVQNEKRVISDTNKRSLDLEPIIQSVEMKYSEMAVRAKEEAEQLNQKKMNDLVQTAGQREQELRDIKRDIADQIRIIQKLKVEVETLRRKEESLRKAMEDARQNSDHDMEKARADIAALENALKDRKKELARHFREHQELLNIKLGLDIEIATYRELLENEEQRMRHTMHLIDV